A window of the Paenibacillus antri genome harbors these coding sequences:
- a CDS encoding NAD(P)H-quinone oxidoreductase has product MRAIVAEPFGGPETLRLVDRPTPAAGAGELLVRVRATALNRADLLQRMGKYPPPPGVTDILGLEMAGIVEAVGADVDGWRVGDRVCALLPGGGYAEYAVIPAGMAMAIPEPLSFEEAAAIPEAFLTAYLNLWRLGGLRPGHRVLVHAAASGVGTAAIQLVREAGAASYATAGTAAKLEAALSLGAAAAWNYRGGSFREWLLERTDGAGVDIALDFVGAPYFADHLATLAVDGRLIVIGTLGGAAVPGGFSLGTLLARRLHVIGTTLRSRSVADKISLTQDFAAFALPRFADGRLRPIVDSVFPFEEAAEAHRRMESNVNIGKIILRL; this is encoded by the coding sequence ATGAGAGCGATCGTCGCGGAACCGTTCGGCGGACCGGAGACGCTCCGCCTCGTCGATCGGCCGACGCCCGCCGCGGGCGCCGGGGAGCTGCTCGTGCGCGTGCGGGCGACCGCCCTCAACCGTGCGGATTTGCTCCAGCGCATGGGGAAGTACCCCCCGCCGCCGGGCGTGACGGACATTCTCGGCCTCGAGATGGCGGGGATCGTCGAGGCGGTCGGCGCCGACGTCGACGGCTGGAGGGTCGGCGACCGGGTGTGCGCGCTGCTGCCGGGCGGCGGCTACGCCGAGTACGCGGTCATCCCCGCAGGCATGGCGATGGCCATCCCCGAGCCGCTCTCCTTCGAGGAGGCGGCGGCGATCCCGGAAGCGTTCTTGACCGCTTACCTTAACCTGTGGCGGCTCGGCGGACTGCGGCCGGGGCATCGCGTGCTCGTGCACGCGGCCGCAAGCGGCGTCGGCACCGCCGCCATACAGCTCGTCCGCGAAGCCGGCGCGGCGTCCTACGCCACCGCCGGCACGGCGGCGAAGCTCGAGGCGGCGCTGTCGCTCGGCGCCGCCGCCGCGTGGAACTATCGCGGCGGCTCGTTCCGCGAATGGCTGCTCGAGCGCACGGACGGCGCCGGCGTCGACATCGCGCTCGACTTCGTCGGGGCGCCGTACTTCGCCGATCATCTCGCGACGCTCGCGGTCGACGGCCGCCTTATCGTCATCGGCACGCTCGGCGGCGCCGCCGTCCCCGGCGGCTTCTCGCTCGGGACGCTGCTCGCGCGCCGGCTCCACGTCATCGGCACGACGCTGCGCTCGCGTTCCGTCGCGGATAAAATCTCGCTTACGCAGGATTTCGCCGCTTTCGCGCTGCCGCGCTTCGCCGACGGTCGGCTGCGTCCGATCGTCGATTCCGTCTTCCCGTTCGAGGAAGCCGCGGAAGCGCATCGCCGCATGGAATCCAACGTCAACATCGGAAAAATCATATTGCGACTCTAA
- a CDS encoding TetR family transcriptional regulator, whose amino-acid sequence MTAANEPDVRTKILLAAKTLFAKQGFEGTTVRQVCDAAGANVALVSYHFGGKDNLFKALFDEFFPAEEAMEPFREAFERPARGVATLIEQVMLYVFRDPDLSTIMEQEIMMRSPRISIIQARAFPIWSALRDMLQRGREEGVFRFRCLDTTLLMVLGSMMFHKRAYYFQPLFLEGPQRSEDVIADTIRYVYGALGAVAPGEGGAPT is encoded by the coding sequence ATGACGGCGGCGAACGAGCCGGACGTCCGGACCAAGATTTTGCTCGCGGCGAAGACGCTCTTCGCGAAGCAAGGCTTCGAGGGCACGACGGTGCGGCAGGTATGCGACGCGGCGGGCGCGAACGTGGCGCTCGTGTCGTACCATTTCGGCGGGAAGGACAATTTGTTTAAGGCGCTGTTCGACGAGTTTTTCCCGGCCGAGGAGGCGATGGAGCCGTTCCGAGAGGCGTTCGAACGGCCTGCGAGAGGAGTAGCGACCTTGATCGAGCAGGTGATGCTTTACGTGTTCAGAGACCCGGATTTGTCGACGATCATGGAGCAGGAAATCATGATGCGTTCTCCCCGCATCTCGATCATTCAAGCGCGGGCGTTCCCGATCTGGAGCGCCCTGCGCGATATGTTGCAGCGCGGGCGGGAGGAGGGCGTCTTCCGGTTCCGGTGCCTCGATACGACGCTGCTGATGGTGCTCGGGTCCATGATGTTCCATAAACGGGCGTATTACTTCCAACCGCTGTTTCTCGAGGGGCCGCAGCGATCGGAAGACGTCATCGCGGATACGATCCGCTACGTCTACGGCGCGCTGGGCGCCGTGGCGCCCGGCGAAGGGGGGGCGCCGACATGA
- a CDS encoding YhgE/Pip domain-containing protein has product MGQVLKAFFALPMTKVGIATAVLFQLIFSVVWMTGYDGVNDHADQLRVAVVNEDAGFGVAVADALASQLPFQVEAVGDLADAQTRLNERDVQMVVHIPADFSAAASAPESRATLHYYINESNPVTIKNMMAGAASQVTTTVNAMAAANGVKAALVQLQLPEAQAVAMAEGLTTRVESDVVYSNPVASLASQMVPMMMVLASYVGSMLLAMNLEQSSMALSSRFGKWERFGARQIINAGTAIVVGLFGVSFVTLFGGSPANVFLELWGFQTLFLFAFMSLAQIFLLLFGPGGMVFNIILLSAQLVSSGAMVPRELLSNFYRSLGDAMPATYAVEGLMDLLFGGPSVAGVSVSLLVLIAVCLAASAGAAAIRRMKSSPRAAAV; this is encoded by the coding sequence ATGGGGCAAGTGCTTAAAGCGTTCTTCGCGCTGCCGATGACGAAAGTCGGCATCGCGACGGCGGTATTGTTTCAATTGATTTTCAGCGTCGTCTGGATGACGGGGTATGACGGCGTGAACGACCACGCGGATCAACTGCGCGTGGCGGTCGTGAACGAAGACGCGGGCTTCGGCGTCGCGGTGGCGGACGCTTTGGCGTCGCAGCTGCCGTTCCAAGTCGAAGCGGTCGGCGACTTGGCGGACGCGCAGACGAGGTTGAACGAGCGCGACGTGCAGATGGTCGTGCACATCCCTGCAGACTTCAGCGCGGCGGCGTCCGCGCCGGAGTCCCGGGCGACGTTGCATTATTACATTAACGAGTCGAATCCCGTTACGATCAAGAACATGATGGCGGGCGCGGCGTCGCAGGTGACGACGACGGTGAACGCGATGGCCGCCGCGAACGGCGTGAAGGCGGCGCTCGTGCAGCTGCAGCTGCCGGAGGCGCAGGCGGTCGCGATGGCGGAAGGGCTGACGACGCGGGTCGAGAGCGACGTCGTCTATTCGAATCCCGTCGCGAGCCTCGCCAGCCAGATGGTGCCGATGATGATGGTGCTCGCGTCTTACGTCGGTTCGATGCTGCTCGCGATGAACCTCGAGCAGTCGTCGATGGCGCTGTCGTCGCGATTCGGCAAGTGGGAGCGGTTCGGCGCAAGGCAGATCATCAACGCAGGCACGGCGATCGTCGTCGGTCTGTTCGGCGTCTCCTTCGTCACGCTGTTCGGCGGTTCGCCGGCGAACGTCTTCCTAGAGCTGTGGGGCTTCCAGACGCTTTTCCTGTTCGCCTTCATGAGTTTGGCTCAAATCTTCTTGCTGCTGTTCGGCCCGGGCGGCATGGTGTTTAACATTATCCTGCTGTCCGCGCAGCTTGTCTCCTCCGGCGCGATGGTGCCGCGGGAGCTGCTCTCTAACTTCTACCGCTCGCTCGGGGACGCGATGCCGGCGACGTACGCCGTCGAAGGGCTGATGGATTTATTGTTCGGCGGACCTAGCGTCGCGGGCGTTTCGGTTTCGCTCCTCGTTCTGATCGCGGTCTGCCTCGCGGCGAGCGCCGGGGCGGCGGCGATTCGGCGGATGAAATCCTCGCCGAGGGCGGCGGCCGTATGA
- a CDS encoding DUF2905 domain-containing protein, with protein MNPTAKLLIIGGIVLIALGVVWQFGGKYLQFLGRLPGDIAVERENVKFYFPIVTCIVISIVGSLILYVIRMFRG; from the coding sequence ATGAATCCGACAGCGAAGCTATTGATCATCGGCGGAATCGTCTTGATCGCGCTGGGCGTCGTCTGGCAGTTCGGCGGGAAGTACTTGCAGTTTCTCGGCCGTCTGCCGGGCGATATCGCGGTGGAGCGAGAGAACGTGAAGTTCTACTTCCCGATCGTCACTTGCATCGTGATCAGCATCGTCGGCTCATTAATCTTGTATGTCATTCGCATGTTCCGCGGGTAG